From one Bombyx mori chromosome 5, ASM3026992v2 genomic stretch:
- the HSFd gene encoding heat shock factor-d isoform X4 has translation MRSVVEIGASVPAFLGKLWKLVNDSETNQLISWSPGGKTFVIKNQADFARELLPLYYKHNNMASFIRQLNMYGFHKITSVENGGLRYEKDEIEFSHPCFMKGHAYLLEHIKRKIAIPKSVVTSNESGEKILLKPELMNKVLADVKQMKGKQESLDAKFSAMKQENEALWREVAILRQKHIKQQQIVNNLIQFLMSLVQPARPPNTNGNNVGVKRPYQLMINNAAHNSATESSYPGRLKNIKLDKDPLLEEISDENLEDGPTIHELAHDDILQNESSQDAIDPTFFVATDLNNITDNQNVANPLSNIQYHVTMEDGDDIESGGNKIAYPVKSNRLRFNEDLPVITSPSPTQGKPSSPLNQSPAINNVFTITPSTSKTKPRIKTTSSNTRSLISPSSFNPSADFKLPAEIFASDDSVSDVGILTAEETGIENILQDVDEDPMVSSTKDKMLGGINIKVEKVNEGLKPSKKSKKSNKDDTQNINLAAIKTELQDDFDWNNMTLATVNNNTNNKINRFQTRNDLDDHLDAMQSDLESLRELLRSDSYALDTNTLMGLFGSDDPFYGLSYNPADERAKTSNNVAKKQKGDISNLCSDENRAEQFIEDDVEGNQLISYTGNIPDFEDINMPDLESENSQEGCLSPEVSSSTLNTPQVQVRSPSFNLKP, from the exons atgcgtTCCGTTGTCGAAATTGGGGCAAGTGTCCCTGCGTTTCTTGGGAAACTGTGGAAATTGGTTAATGATTCTGAAACAAATCAATTGATATCTTGGAGTCCG gGTGGAAAGACGTTTGTCATAAAAAATCAGGCAGATTTTGCTAGAGAACTTTTACCACTGTACTACAAACACAACAATATGGCAAGTTTTATAAGACAACTTAACATGTATGGatttcataaaataacatcTGTTGAAAATGGCGGCTTGAGATATGAAAAAGACGAAATAGAGTTTTCGCATCCCTGTTTTATGAAAGGACATGCATATTTGTTGGaacatattaaaagaaaaattgcaATTCCAAAATCTGTTGTAACAAGCAATGAAAGTGGTgaaaaaattttgttaaagccTGAGCTTATGAATAAAGTTTTAGCTGATGTGAAACAAATGAAAGGAAAACAAGAAAGCCTCGATGCCAAATTTAGTGCAATGAAACAAGAGAATGAAGCACTATGGAGAGAAGTCGCTATTTTGCGGCAGAAGCATATCAAACAACAGCAAATAGTGAACAAT CTCATTCAATTTTTGATGTCATTGGTGCAACCAGCAAGACCCCCTAATACTAACGGCAATAATGTTGGAGTCAAGAGACCATATCAGTTGATGATAAATAATGCCGCTCATAATTCTGCCACTGAAAGCTCTTATCCAGgaagattaaaaaatattaagctaGACAAGGATCCTTTATTGGAGGAGATAAGTGATGAAAATTTG gAGGATGGACCTACAATACATGAATTGGCACATGATGACATACTGCAAAATGAATCCTCCCAAGATGCCATTGACCCTACATTCTTTGTAGCTACAGATTTGAATAATATCACTGATAATCAAAATGTAGCAAACCCATTATCCAATATTCAATACCATGTCACCATGGAAGACGGTGATGATATTGAATCAG GAGGCAATAAAATCGCATATCCTGTCAAGAGTAATAGACTACGATTCAATGAGGATTTGCCAGTAATTACTTCCCCATCTCCAACTCAGGGTAAACCTTCATCACCTTTAAACCAGAGTCCAGcgattaataatgtatttacgATTACACCAAGCACTTCAAAGACCAAACCTCGTATCAAGACTACTAGTTCCAATACTAGAAGCTTAATATCTCCCAGCAGTTTCAACCCGTCTGCTGATTTTAAGCTTCCAGCTGAAATATTTGCAAGTGATGATTCTGTAAGTGATGTGGGGATACTGACTGCTGAGGAAACAGGAATAGAAAATATACTTCAGGATGTTGATGAGGACCCAATGGTATCTTCAACTAAAGACAAAATGTTGGGTGGTATTAACATAAAAGTAGAAAAAGTAAATGAAGGACTTAAACCTTCCAAAAAGTCTAAGAAGTCCAATAAAGACGACACACAGAACATTAACTTAGCGGCAATCAAGACTGAGCTTCAAGATGATTTTGATTGGAACAATATGACTCTTGCAACAGTGAACAATAATACGAACAACAAAATAAACAGATTCCAAACAAg GAATGACCTTGACGATCATTTAGACGCAATGCAATCGGACCTTGAATCGTTAAGAGAACTACTGCGAAGCGACAGTTATGCTTTGGATACTAATACTTTAATGGGG TTATTCGGATCGGACGATCCATTTTACGGCTTATCGTACAACCCCGCCGACGAAAGGGCGAAAACATCTAACAATGTTG CAAAGAAGCAGAAAGGTGATATATCGAATCTGTGCAGTGACGAGAACCGTGCCGAGCAGTTTATAGAAGACGATG TTGAAGGGAATCAGCTTATCTCGTATACAGGAAATATTCCAGACTTTGAGGATATAAATATGCCAGATTTAGAGAGTGAAAACTCTCAGGAAGGTTGTTTATCACCTGAAGTCAGCAGCTCGACGCTCAATACTCCTCAGGTGCAGGTCAGATCACCTTCCTttaatctcaaaccatga
- the HSFd gene encoding heat shock factor-d isoform X8 has translation MRSVVEIGASVPAFLGKLWKLVNDSETNQLISWSPGGKTFVIKNQADFARELLPLYYKHNNMASFIRQLNMYGFHKITSVENGGLRYEKDEIEFSHPCFMKGHAYLLEHIKRKIAIPKSVVTSNESGEKILLKPELMNKVLADVKQMKGKQESLDAKFSAMKQENEALWREVAILRQKHIKQQQIVNNLIQFLMSLVQPARPPNTNGNNVGVKRPYQLMINNAAHNSATESSYPGRLKNIKLDKDPLLEEISDENLEDGPTIHELAHDDILQNESSQDAIDPTFFVATDLNNITDNQNVANPLSNIQYHVTMEDGDDIESGGNKIAYPVKSNRLRFNEDLPVITSPSPTQGKPSSPLNQSPAINNVFTITPSTSKTKPRIKTTSSNTRSLISPSSFNPSADFKLPAEIFASDDSVSDVGILTAEETGIENILQDVDEDPMVSSTKDKMLGGINIKVEKVNEGLKPSKKSKKSNKDDTQNINLAAIKTELQDDFDWNNMTLATVNNNTNNKINRFQTRNDLDDHLDAMQSDLESLRELLRSDSYALDTNTLMGLFGSDDPFYGLSYNPADERAKTSNNVVEGNQLISYTGNIPDFEDINMPDLESENSQEGCLSPEVSSSTLNTPQVQVRSPSFNLKP, from the exons atgcgtTCCGTTGTCGAAATTGGGGCAAGTGTCCCTGCGTTTCTTGGGAAACTGTGGAAATTGGTTAATGATTCTGAAACAAATCAATTGATATCTTGGAGTCCG gGTGGAAAGACGTTTGTCATAAAAAATCAGGCAGATTTTGCTAGAGAACTTTTACCACTGTACTACAAACACAACAATATGGCAAGTTTTATAAGACAACTTAACATGTATGGatttcataaaataacatcTGTTGAAAATGGCGGCTTGAGATATGAAAAAGACGAAATAGAGTTTTCGCATCCCTGTTTTATGAAAGGACATGCATATTTGTTGGaacatattaaaagaaaaattgcaATTCCAAAATCTGTTGTAACAAGCAATGAAAGTGGTgaaaaaattttgttaaagccTGAGCTTATGAATAAAGTTTTAGCTGATGTGAAACAAATGAAAGGAAAACAAGAAAGCCTCGATGCCAAATTTAGTGCAATGAAACAAGAGAATGAAGCACTATGGAGAGAAGTCGCTATTTTGCGGCAGAAGCATATCAAACAACAGCAAATAGTGAACAAT CTCATTCAATTTTTGATGTCATTGGTGCAACCAGCAAGACCCCCTAATACTAACGGCAATAATGTTGGAGTCAAGAGACCATATCAGTTGATGATAAATAATGCCGCTCATAATTCTGCCACTGAAAGCTCTTATCCAGgaagattaaaaaatattaagctaGACAAGGATCCTTTATTGGAGGAGATAAGTGATGAAAATTTG gAGGATGGACCTACAATACATGAATTGGCACATGATGACATACTGCAAAATGAATCCTCCCAAGATGCCATTGACCCTACATTCTTTGTAGCTACAGATTTGAATAATATCACTGATAATCAAAATGTAGCAAACCCATTATCCAATATTCAATACCATGTCACCATGGAAGACGGTGATGATATTGAATCAG GAGGCAATAAAATCGCATATCCTGTCAAGAGTAATAGACTACGATTCAATGAGGATTTGCCAGTAATTACTTCCCCATCTCCAACTCAGGGTAAACCTTCATCACCTTTAAACCAGAGTCCAGcgattaataatgtatttacgATTACACCAAGCACTTCAAAGACCAAACCTCGTATCAAGACTACTAGTTCCAATACTAGAAGCTTAATATCTCCCAGCAGTTTCAACCCGTCTGCTGATTTTAAGCTTCCAGCTGAAATATTTGCAAGTGATGATTCTGTAAGTGATGTGGGGATACTGACTGCTGAGGAAACAGGAATAGAAAATATACTTCAGGATGTTGATGAGGACCCAATGGTATCTTCAACTAAAGACAAAATGTTGGGTGGTATTAACATAAAAGTAGAAAAAGTAAATGAAGGACTTAAACCTTCCAAAAAGTCTAAGAAGTCCAATAAAGACGACACACAGAACATTAACTTAGCGGCAATCAAGACTGAGCTTCAAGATGATTTTGATTGGAACAATATGACTCTTGCAACAGTGAACAATAATACGAACAACAAAATAAACAGATTCCAAACAAg GAATGACCTTGACGATCATTTAGACGCAATGCAATCGGACCTTGAATCGTTAAGAGAACTACTGCGAAGCGACAGTTATGCTTTGGATACTAATACTTTAATGGGG TTATTCGGATCGGACGATCCATTTTACGGCTTATCGTACAACCCCGCCGACGAAAGGGCGAAAACATCTAACAATGTTG TTGAAGGGAATCAGCTTATCTCGTATACAGGAAATATTCCAGACTTTGAGGATATAAATATGCCAGATTTAGAGAGTGAAAACTCTCAGGAAGGTTGTTTATCACCTGAAGTCAGCAGCTCGACGCTCAATACTCCTCAGGTGCAGGTCAGATCACCTTCCTttaatctcaaaccatga
- the HSFd gene encoding heat shock factor-d isoform X6 has translation MRSVVEIGASVPAFLGKLWKLVNDSETNQLISWSPGGKTFVIKNQADFARELLPLYYKHNNMASFIRQLNMYGFHKITSVENGGLRYEKDEIEFSHPCFMKGHAYLLEHIKRKIAIPKSVVTSNESGEKILLKPELMNKVLADVKQMKGKQESLDAKFSAMKQENEALWREVAILRQKHIKQQQIVNNLIQFLMSLVQPARPPNTNGNNVGVKRPYQLMINNAAHNSATESSYPGRLKNIKLDKDPLLEEISDENLEDGPTIHELAHDDILQNESSQDAIDPTFFVATDLNNITDNQNVANPLSNIQYHVTMEDGDDIESGGNKIAYPVKSNRLRFNEDLPVITSPSPTQGKPSSPLNQSPAINNVFTITPSTSKTKPRIKTTSSNTRSLISPSSFNPSADFKLPAEIFASDDSVSDVGILTAEETGIENILQDVDEDPMVSSTKDKMLGGINIKVEKVNEGLKPSKKSKKSNKDDTQNINLAAIKTELQDDFDWNNMTLATVNNNTNNKINRFQTRNDLDDHLDAMQSDLESLRELLRSDSYALDTNTLMGTAEQNDVRDEINRFRFHPFELFGSDDPFYGLSYNPADERAKTSNNVVEGNQLISYTGNIPDFEDINMPDLESENSQEGCLSPEVSSSTLNTPQVQVRSPSFNLKP, from the exons atgcgtTCCGTTGTCGAAATTGGGGCAAGTGTCCCTGCGTTTCTTGGGAAACTGTGGAAATTGGTTAATGATTCTGAAACAAATCAATTGATATCTTGGAGTCCG gGTGGAAAGACGTTTGTCATAAAAAATCAGGCAGATTTTGCTAGAGAACTTTTACCACTGTACTACAAACACAACAATATGGCAAGTTTTATAAGACAACTTAACATGTATGGatttcataaaataacatcTGTTGAAAATGGCGGCTTGAGATATGAAAAAGACGAAATAGAGTTTTCGCATCCCTGTTTTATGAAAGGACATGCATATTTGTTGGaacatattaaaagaaaaattgcaATTCCAAAATCTGTTGTAACAAGCAATGAAAGTGGTgaaaaaattttgttaaagccTGAGCTTATGAATAAAGTTTTAGCTGATGTGAAACAAATGAAAGGAAAACAAGAAAGCCTCGATGCCAAATTTAGTGCAATGAAACAAGAGAATGAAGCACTATGGAGAGAAGTCGCTATTTTGCGGCAGAAGCATATCAAACAACAGCAAATAGTGAACAAT CTCATTCAATTTTTGATGTCATTGGTGCAACCAGCAAGACCCCCTAATACTAACGGCAATAATGTTGGAGTCAAGAGACCATATCAGTTGATGATAAATAATGCCGCTCATAATTCTGCCACTGAAAGCTCTTATCCAGgaagattaaaaaatattaagctaGACAAGGATCCTTTATTGGAGGAGATAAGTGATGAAAATTTG gAGGATGGACCTACAATACATGAATTGGCACATGATGACATACTGCAAAATGAATCCTCCCAAGATGCCATTGACCCTACATTCTTTGTAGCTACAGATTTGAATAATATCACTGATAATCAAAATGTAGCAAACCCATTATCCAATATTCAATACCATGTCACCATGGAAGACGGTGATGATATTGAATCAG GAGGCAATAAAATCGCATATCCTGTCAAGAGTAATAGACTACGATTCAATGAGGATTTGCCAGTAATTACTTCCCCATCTCCAACTCAGGGTAAACCTTCATCACCTTTAAACCAGAGTCCAGcgattaataatgtatttacgATTACACCAAGCACTTCAAAGACCAAACCTCGTATCAAGACTACTAGTTCCAATACTAGAAGCTTAATATCTCCCAGCAGTTTCAACCCGTCTGCTGATTTTAAGCTTCCAGCTGAAATATTTGCAAGTGATGATTCTGTAAGTGATGTGGGGATACTGACTGCTGAGGAAACAGGAATAGAAAATATACTTCAGGATGTTGATGAGGACCCAATGGTATCTTCAACTAAAGACAAAATGTTGGGTGGTATTAACATAAAAGTAGAAAAAGTAAATGAAGGACTTAAACCTTCCAAAAAGTCTAAGAAGTCCAATAAAGACGACACACAGAACATTAACTTAGCGGCAATCAAGACTGAGCTTCAAGATGATTTTGATTGGAACAATATGACTCTTGCAACAGTGAACAATAATACGAACAACAAAATAAACAGATTCCAAACAAg GAATGACCTTGACGATCATTTAGACGCAATGCAATCGGACCTTGAATCGTTAAGAGAACTACTGCGAAGCGACAGTTATGCTTTGGATACTAATACTTTAATGGGG ACGGCCGAACAAAATGATGTACGAGATGAAATCAATAGGTTCCGTTTTCACCCTTTCGAG TTATTCGGATCGGACGATCCATTTTACGGCTTATCGTACAACCCCGCCGACGAAAGGGCGAAAACATCTAACAATGTTG TTGAAGGGAATCAGCTTATCTCGTATACAGGAAATATTCCAGACTTTGAGGATATAAATATGCCAGATTTAGAGAGTGAAAACTCTCAGGAAGGTTGTTTATCACCTGAAGTCAGCAGCTCGACGCTCAATACTCCTCAGGTGCAGGTCAGATCACCTTCCTttaatctcaaaccatga
- the HSFd gene encoding heat shock factor-d isoform X2 — MRSVVEIGASVPAFLGKLWKLVNDSETNQLISWSPGGKTFVIKNQADFARELLPLYYKHNNMASFIRQLNMYGFHKITSVENGGLRYEKDEIEFSHPCFMKGHAYLLEHIKRKIAIPKSVVTSNESGEKILLKPELMNKVLADVKQMKGKQESLDAKFSAMKQENEALWREVAILRQKHIKQQQIVNNLIQFLMSLVQPARPPNTNGNNVGVKRPYQLMINNAAHNSATESSYPGRLKNIKLDKDPLLEEISDENLEDGPTIHELAHDDILQNESSQDAIDPTFFVATDLNNITDNQNVANPLSNIQYHVTMEDGDDIESGGNKIAYPVKSNRLRFNEDLPVITSPSPTQGKPSSPLNQSPAINNVFTITPSTSKTKPRIKTTSSNTRSLISPSSFNPSADFKLPAEIFASDDSVSDVGILTAEETGIENILQDVDEDPMVSSTKDKMLGGINIKVEKVNEGLKPSKKSKKSNKDDTQNINLAAIKTELQDDFDWNNMTLATVNNNTNNKINRFQTRNDLDDHLDAMQSDLESLRELLRSDSYALDTNTLMGTAEQNDVRDEINRFRFHPFELFGSDDPFYGLSYNPADERAKTSNNVAKKQKGDISNLCSDENRAEQFIEDDVEGNQLISYTGNIPDFEDINMPDLESENSQEGCLSPEVSSSTLNTPQVQVRSPSFNLKP; from the exons atgcgtTCCGTTGTCGAAATTGGGGCAAGTGTCCCTGCGTTTCTTGGGAAACTGTGGAAATTGGTTAATGATTCTGAAACAAATCAATTGATATCTTGGAGTCCG gGTGGAAAGACGTTTGTCATAAAAAATCAGGCAGATTTTGCTAGAGAACTTTTACCACTGTACTACAAACACAACAATATGGCAAGTTTTATAAGACAACTTAACATGTATGGatttcataaaataacatcTGTTGAAAATGGCGGCTTGAGATATGAAAAAGACGAAATAGAGTTTTCGCATCCCTGTTTTATGAAAGGACATGCATATTTGTTGGaacatattaaaagaaaaattgcaATTCCAAAATCTGTTGTAACAAGCAATGAAAGTGGTgaaaaaattttgttaaagccTGAGCTTATGAATAAAGTTTTAGCTGATGTGAAACAAATGAAAGGAAAACAAGAAAGCCTCGATGCCAAATTTAGTGCAATGAAACAAGAGAATGAAGCACTATGGAGAGAAGTCGCTATTTTGCGGCAGAAGCATATCAAACAACAGCAAATAGTGAACAAT CTCATTCAATTTTTGATGTCATTGGTGCAACCAGCAAGACCCCCTAATACTAACGGCAATAATGTTGGAGTCAAGAGACCATATCAGTTGATGATAAATAATGCCGCTCATAATTCTGCCACTGAAAGCTCTTATCCAGgaagattaaaaaatattaagctaGACAAGGATCCTTTATTGGAGGAGATAAGTGATGAAAATTTG gAGGATGGACCTACAATACATGAATTGGCACATGATGACATACTGCAAAATGAATCCTCCCAAGATGCCATTGACCCTACATTCTTTGTAGCTACAGATTTGAATAATATCACTGATAATCAAAATGTAGCAAACCCATTATCCAATATTCAATACCATGTCACCATGGAAGACGGTGATGATATTGAATCAG GAGGCAATAAAATCGCATATCCTGTCAAGAGTAATAGACTACGATTCAATGAGGATTTGCCAGTAATTACTTCCCCATCTCCAACTCAGGGTAAACCTTCATCACCTTTAAACCAGAGTCCAGcgattaataatgtatttacgATTACACCAAGCACTTCAAAGACCAAACCTCGTATCAAGACTACTAGTTCCAATACTAGAAGCTTAATATCTCCCAGCAGTTTCAACCCGTCTGCTGATTTTAAGCTTCCAGCTGAAATATTTGCAAGTGATGATTCTGTAAGTGATGTGGGGATACTGACTGCTGAGGAAACAGGAATAGAAAATATACTTCAGGATGTTGATGAGGACCCAATGGTATCTTCAACTAAAGACAAAATGTTGGGTGGTATTAACATAAAAGTAGAAAAAGTAAATGAAGGACTTAAACCTTCCAAAAAGTCTAAGAAGTCCAATAAAGACGACACACAGAACATTAACTTAGCGGCAATCAAGACTGAGCTTCAAGATGATTTTGATTGGAACAATATGACTCTTGCAACAGTGAACAATAATACGAACAACAAAATAAACAGATTCCAAACAAg GAATGACCTTGACGATCATTTAGACGCAATGCAATCGGACCTTGAATCGTTAAGAGAACTACTGCGAAGCGACAGTTATGCTTTGGATACTAATACTTTAATGGGG ACGGCCGAACAAAATGATGTACGAGATGAAATCAATAGGTTCCGTTTTCACCCTTTCGAG TTATTCGGATCGGACGATCCATTTTACGGCTTATCGTACAACCCCGCCGACGAAAGGGCGAAAACATCTAACAATGTTG CAAAGAAGCAGAAAGGTGATATATCGAATCTGTGCAGTGACGAGAACCGTGCCGAGCAGTTTATAGAAGACGATG TTGAAGGGAATCAGCTTATCTCGTATACAGGAAATATTCCAGACTTTGAGGATATAAATATGCCAGATTTAGAGAGTGAAAACTCTCAGGAAGGTTGTTTATCACCTGAAGTCAGCAGCTCGACGCTCAATACTCCTCAGGTGCAGGTCAGATCACCTTCCTttaatctcaaaccatga
- the HSFd gene encoding heat shock factor-d (The RefSeq protein has 1 substitution compared to this genomic sequence), with amino-acid sequence MRSVVEIGASVPAFLGKLWKLVNDSETNQLISWSPGGKTFVIKNQADFARELLPLYYKHNNMASFIRQLNMYGFHKITSVENGGLRYEKDEIEFSHPCFMKGHAYLLEHIKRKIAIPKSVVTSNESGEKILLKPELMNKVLADVKQMKGKQESLDAKFSAMKQENEALWREVAILRQKHIKQQQIVNNLIQFLMSLVQPARPPNTNGNNVGVKRPYQLMINNAAHNSATESSYPGRLKNIKLDKDPLLEEISDENLEDGPTIHELAHDDILQNESSQDAIDPTFFVATDLNNITDNQNVANPLSNIQYHVTMEDGDDIESGGNKIAYPVKSNRLRFNEDLPVITSPSPTQGKPSSPLNQSPAINNVFTITPSTSKTKPRIKTTSSNTRSLISPSSFNPSADFKLPAEIFASDDSVSDVGILTAEETGIENILQDVDEDPMVSSTKDKMLGGINIKVEKVNEGLKPSKKSKKSNKDDTQNINLAAIKTELQDDFDWNNMTLATVNNNTNNKINRFQTRNRRDNISKNWEEYSSHFGTNSNKNDLDDHLDAMQSDLESLRELLRSDSYALDTNTLMGTAEQNDVRDEINRFRFHPFELFGSDDPFYGLSYNPADERAKTSNNVAKKQKGDISNLCSDENRAEQFIEDDVEGNQLISYTGNIPDFEDINMPDLESENSQEGCLSPEVSSSTLNTPQVQVRSPSLNLKP; translated from the exons atgcgtTCCGTTGTCGAAATTGGGGCAAGTGTCCCTGCGTTTCTTGGGAAACTGTGGAAATTGGTTAATGATTCTGAAACAAATCAATTGATATCTTGGAGTCCG gGTGGAAAGACGTTTGTCATAAAAAATCAGGCAGATTTTGCTAGAGAACTTTTACCACTGTACTACAAACACAACAATATGGCAAGTTTTATAAGACAACTTAACATGTATGGatttcataaaataacatcTGTTGAAAATGGCGGCTTGAGATATGAAAAAGACGAAATAGAGTTTTCGCATCCCTGTTTTATGAAAGGACATGCATATTTGTTGGaacatattaaaagaaaaattgcaATTCCAAAATCTGTTGTAACAAGCAATGAAAGTGGTgaaaaaattttgttaaagccTGAGCTTATGAATAAAGTTTTAGCTGATGTGAAACAAATGAAAGGAAAACAAGAAAGCCTCGATGCCAAATTTAGTGCAATGAAACAAGAGAATGAAGCACTATGGAGAGAAGTCGCTATTTTGCGGCAGAAGCATATCAAACAACAGCAAATAGTGAACAAT CTCATTCAATTTTTGATGTCATTGGTGCAACCAGCAAGACCCCCTAATACTAACGGCAATAATGTTGGAGTCAAGAGACCATATCAGTTGATGATAAATAATGCCGCTCATAATTCTGCCACTGAAAGCTCTTATCCAGgaagattaaaaaatattaagctaGACAAGGATCCTTTATTGGAGGAGATAAGTGATGAAAATTTG gAGGATGGACCTACAATACATGAATTGGCACATGATGACATACTGCAAAATGAATCCTCCCAAGATGCCATTGACCCTACATTCTTTGTAGCTACAGATTTGAATAATATCACTGATAATCAAAATGTAGCAAACCCATTATCCAATATTCAATACCATGTCACCATGGAAGACGGTGATGATATTGAATCAG GAGGCAATAAAATCGCATATCCTGTCAAGAGTAATAGACTACGATTCAATGAGGATTTGCCAGTAATTACTTCCCCATCTCCAACTCAGGGTAAACCTTCATCACCTTTAAACCAGAGTCCAGcgattaataatgtatttacgATTACACCAAGCACTTCAAAGACCAAACCTCGTATCAAGACTACTAGTTCCAATACTAGAAGCTTAATATCTCCCAGCAGTTTCAACCCGTCTGCTGATTTTAAGCTTCCAGCTGAAATATTTGCAAGTGATGATTCTGTAAGTGATGTGGGGATACTGACTGCTGAGGAAACAGGAATAGAAAATATACTTCAGGATGTTGATGAGGACCCAATGGTATCTTCAACTAAAGACAAAATGTTGGGTGGTATTAACATAAAAGTAGAAAAAGTAAATGAAGGACTTAAACCTTCCAAAAAGTCTAAGAAGTCCAATAAAGACGACACACAGAACATTAACTTAGCGGCAATCAAGACTGAGCTTCAAGATGATTTTGATTGGAACAATATGACTCTTGCAACAGTGAACAATAATACGAACAACAAAATAAACAGATTCCAAACAAg GAATAGGAGAGATAACATCAGCAAAAATTGGGAAGAATACTCTTCTCATTTTGGAACAAATTCTAACAA GAATGACCTTGACGATCATTTAGACGCAATGCAATCGGACCTTGAATCGTTAAGAGAACTACTGCGAAGCGACAGTTATGCTTTGGATACTAATACTTTAATGGGG ACGGCCGAACAAAATGATGTACGAGATGAAATCAATAGGTTCCGTTTTCACCCTTTCGAG TTATTCGGATCGGACGATCCATTTTACGGCTTATCGTACAACCCCGCCGACGAAAGGGCGAAAACATCTAACAATGTTG CAAAGAAGCAGAAAGGTGATATATCGAATCTGTGCAGTGACGAGAACCGTGCCGAGCAGTTTATAGAAGACGATG TTGAAGGGAATCAGCTTATCTCGTATACAGGAAATATTCCAGACTTTGAGGATATAAATATGCCAGATTTAGAGAGTGAAAACTCTCAGGAAGGTTGTTTATCACCTGAAGTCAGCAGCTCGACGCTCAATACTCCTCAGGTGCAGGTCAGATCACCTTCCTttaatctcaaaccatga